In Nocardioides nitrophenolicus, the genomic window GTGTCGACCGTCTCCGCGCCGCCTGCCCCGGACTCGGTCGCGGCCGGGTCGTCGTCCTTCGCCAGGGCCAGCGGCACCAGCACGGCGGCCGCCAGCACGAGGACGGCGACGAGCACCGCCAGGACGATCGGCAGCGGCGAGCGACGGCGCGGGGGCGGGGGGGAACGCCGGCGGGAACGCCGGTGGCGGCCCGTACGGCGGGGGTGGTGGGGGTGGCGGGAACGGCGGCTGGGTCACTGTTCGAGCGCCCGCTCGACCCGCTCCACCTTGGCGGTGAGCTCGCCGGTGAAGCCCGGGCGGATGTCGGCCTTGAGCACCAGCCCGACCCGCGGCGAGACGGCGGCGACCGCGTCGACGGCACGCTTGACGACCGCCATCACCTCGTCCCACTCCCCCTCGATGTTGGTGAACATCGCATTGGTCTCGTTGGGCAGCCCCGACTCGCGGACGATGCGGACCGCGGCAGCCACCGCCTCGGAGACGCCACCGGTGTCGTCGGAGGTGGAGGGGCTGATGCTGAAGGCGACGAGCATGCGCCCACGGTAGTCAGGCGGGCCTCACCGGCCGGCGGGCGCCCAGCGGTCGAGCAGGTCGCGGAAGCCGGCGTTCGCCCGCTCCCGCACCGCGGAGCCCGGATCGGGGGCGACGTCGGGCTCGGGGGCGAGCACCTGCTCCACCCACGCCGCGATCGCCGGCGGGACCGGCGCCTCGCCCAGCTCGCGGGACCGGGCCTTGAGGAGGCGCAGCTCCTCGATCTCGGCCCGGACGCCGAGCGGCAGGTCGGTCTCGGCGAGCAGCTCGTCGAGGTTCATCGGCGGCACGCCGGCGTGATCGTCGAGCCAGCGCAGGGTGAGCGCCGGCCGCACGGCGTAGAAGACCCGCTTGAGCCGTACGACGTCCGCACCGGCACGGGCGTGCGCCCACTGACCGCGTCCGACGTGCAGGTAGTGCCGCCGGACCCGGCCGCGGTCGGTCACCGCCGCCAGCAGGTCGAGCAGGGCGTCGCGGAAAGCCGGGTCGCCGTCGTACACCAGCGGCGAGCGCAGCCACTCCCCGACCGTCGCGTTGCCGGCGGTGGCGAGCCGGACCGCCTTGGCGAGGTCCCAGCCGTTGACGTCGAGCAGTCCGTCGAGGGGCGTCTCGATCACGTCGCGAGCCGGCCACAGCGCCAGGTAGGCCGCGGCCGGGCGCACGAACAGGAAGCGGCAGTCGTAGTCGCTGTCCGGAGAGGCGAAGCCCCACGCCCGGCTCCCGCTCTCCACCGCCCACGGGATGCGCACGCAGTGGGCTGCAGCGACGTCCTCCAGCCGGCCGTCGATCGCGGCGACGGCGGACTGGTCGAAGGTGTCCGGGATGGTGCGCACGAGCGGCGGCCTCAGGCGGCAGGCCGCGTGAGCCGGCCGTAGGGCCGCTCGTCCCGGAGATGCCAGACCGCCCAGGCCACCGGGAACACCAGCGCGGCCAGCGCCACGACCGGCGCCGATCCGCCGCGGCGGCGCTCGCCCAGCCCGGTGAGGGCGCCGAACAGCAGCAGCACTGCCCCCGGGAGCACGACCGCGATCACCACGTGCCCAGGGTGGCACACCGGCCCGCGCTGGTGCTATCGAGCCGGGCCGGGCAGGTGGCGCGGTGCGGCTGGTGGGGGCGTGGGGATCCGCGACCCGCTGTAACACGGTGTTCGCTGCTCTTCCGGACCCGGGACGTCGGTCGAGGGGGTCTGAGCGGGTCCGGTACAGGCGGTCGGGGTCAGGAGGAGCAGCGGACAACGTGTTACAGCGCCGCCCGACAGCCGCCGCCGCCACAGCCGCCACCAGCAGCCCCAAGCCAGAGATACGCCGACGGCCCGCCCCCAGCAGGGACGGGCCGTCGGATCGAGCAGACTCAGCCGCGCAGCAGGTTGCGCAGCACGTACTGCATGATGCCGCCGTTGCGGTAGTAGTTCGCCTCGCCGGGGGTGTCGATGCGGACGACCGCGTCGAACTCCACACCGGTGTCGGTGGTGACCTTCACCGTCGAGGGCGTGGTGCCCTCGTTGAGCTCGGTGATGCCGGCGATGGAGAACGTCTCCTCGCCGGTCAGGCCGAGCGACTCGGCGTTCTGGCCCTCGGGGAACTGCAGCGGGATCACGCCCATGCCGATCAGGTTGGAGCGGTGGATGCGCTCGTAGCTCTCGGCGATGACCGCCTTGACGCCCAGCAGCGAGGTGCCCTTGGCGGCCCAGTCGCGGGAGGAGCCGGAGCCGTACTCCTTGCCGGCCAGGACGACCAGCGGGATGCCGGCGGCCTGGTAGTTGACCGACGCGTCGTAGACGGTGGTGACCGGGCCGTCCGCGACGGTGAAGTCGCGGGTGAAGCCGCCCTCGGTGCCGGGCGCGATCTGGTTGCGCAGCCGGATGTTGGCGAAGGTGCCGCGGATCATGACCTCGTGGTTGCCGCGGCGCGAGCCGTAGGAGTTGAAGTCGCGCGGGGAGACGCCGTTCTCGGTGAGGTACTTGCCCGCGGGCGAGTCGGCCTTGATCGAGCCGGCCGGCGAGATGTGGTCGGTGGTGACCGAGTCGCCGAGCTTGAGCAGCACGCGGGCACCGGAGATGTCGGTGACCGGGGCGGGCTGGTCGGGCATCCCGTCGAAGTACGGGGCCTTGCGGACGTACGTCGACGCCTCGTCCCAGGTGAAGGTGTTGCCCTCGGGGGTGGGCAGCGAGCGCCAGCGCTCGTCACCCTTGAAGACGTCGGCGTAGGACTCGGCGAACATCTCCGAGTTGATGGCACCCGCGATGGTCGACTCGACCTCGGCCGGCGAGGGCCAGATGTCCTTGAGGAAGACGTCGTTGCCGTCGGCGTCCTGGCCGAGCGCGTCGTTGAACAGGTCGACGTCCATCGAGCCGGCCAGCGCGTAGGCGACGACCAGCGGCGGGGAGGCCAGGTAGTTCATCTTGATGTCGGGGCTGATCCGGCCCTCGAAGTTCCGGTTGCCGGAGAGCACCGAGACGACGGCGAGGTCGTTCTCGTTGACCGCCGCGGAGACCTCGGGGATGAGCGGGCCGGAGTTGCCGATGCAGGTGACGCAGCCGTAGCCGACCAGGTTGAATCCGAGCTTGTCGAGGTACGGCGTCAGGCCGGCCTTCTCGTAGTAGTCGGAGACGACCTGCGAGCCGGGCGCGAGGGTGGTCTTGACCCACGGCTTGCGGGCCAGGCCCTTCTCGACGGCCTTCTTGGCGAGCAGCGCGGCGCCGATCATGACCGACGGGTTGGACGTGTTGGTGCAGGAGGTGATCGAGGCGATCGTCACCGCGCCGTGGTCCAGGGTGAAGGTGGTGCCGTCCTCGAGGGTCACCTCGACGGGCTTGGACACCCGGCCGCCGTCGGCGGGCGCCGCGGAGAGGTGGTTGCTCGGGGCCGGGGCGCCGTTGGCCTGGTGGGGGTCGTGCGACGGGGCGTCGGACGCCGGGAAGGACTCCTCGACGGCCTCGTCGTAGCCCTGTGCGTCCTGCGCCGGACCGGCGTAGTCGACCAGCGCGCCGCGGAAGGACTCCTTGGCCTCGGAGACGAGCACGCGGTCCTGCGGGCGCTTCGGGCCGGCGATCGAGGGGACGACGGTCGCCAGGTCGAGCTCGAGCTTCTCGGAGTAGCGCGGCTCGGCGGCCGGGTCGAGCCAGAGACCCTGCTCCTTGGCGTACTTCTCGACGAGCGCGATCTGCTCCTCGGAGCGGCCGGTCAGGCGCAGGTAGCTGATGGTCTCGCCGTCGATCGGGAAGACCGCGATGGTCGAGCCGAACTCCGGCGACATGTTGCCGATGGTGGCGCGGTTGGCCAGCGGCAGCGCCGCGACACCGGGACCGTAGAACTCGACGAACTTGCCGACGACGCCGTGCTTGCGGACCATCTCGGTGATGGTGAGCACCAGGTCGGTGGCGGTGGAGCCCTCGGGCAGCTCGCCGGACAGCTTGAAGCCGACGACGCGCGGGATCAGCATGGAGACCGGCTGGCCGAGCATCGCCGCCTCGGCCTCGATGCCGCCGACGCCCCAGCCGACGACGCCGATGCCGTTGACCATGGTGGTGTGGGAGTCGGTGCCGACGCAGGTGTCGGGGTAGGCCAGCAGCTCACCGTCGACCTCGCGGGTGAAGACGGTGCGGGCGAGGTGCTCGATGTTGACCTGGTGGACGATGCCGGTGCCGGGGGGGACGACCTTGAAGTCGTCGAAGGCGCCCTGGCCCCAGCGCAGGAACTGGTAGCGCTCGCGGTTGCGCTCGTACTCGATCTCGACGTTGCGCGCGAAGGCCTCGGGGGTGCCGAAGACGTCGGCCATGACGGAGTGGTCGATGACCATCTCGGCCGGCGCGAGCGGGTTGATCTTGGTGGCGTCGCCGCCCAGCTCGGCCATCGCCTCGCGCATGGTGGCGAGGTCGACGACGCAGGGGACGCCGGTGAAGTCCTGCATGATCACGCGGGCGGGCGTGAACTGGATCTCCTTGTCGGGCTGGGCCGTCTCGTCCCATCCCGCGAGGGCCTTGATGTCCTCGGCCGTGATGTCCGCGCCGTCCTCGGTGCGGAGCAGGTTCTCGAGCAGCACCTTCAACGAGAAGGGCAGGCTCTCGACGTCGAGGCCCTCCCCCGTGACCGCGTCGAGGCGGAAGATCTCGTAGGACTTCCCCTCCACGTCCAGGGTGCTCTTGGCTCCGAAGCTGTTCTTGCTGGCCATCGCGTCTCCGTCCACATCGACTTCATCGTTGTCGCTAGGTCTGCCGTTCATCCTGCCGCCGCGAGCGGCGGAAGGGATAGTGAGGCTGACCTAAGTCCGCAGAGATCCGGGGATCCGATATCTCTTGATGTCAAGATACACGATGGGTGGGCAGATCACCACGCTCGGCCGGGTCCGGCGCGTCCTCGGCGAACTGGGTCCGGTACAGCTCCTCGTACCGGCCCCCGGCCGCGAGCAGCGCGGCATGGCTGCCGCGCTCGACGATCCGGCCGTCCTCGACCACGGCGATCAGGTCGGCCGCCCGGATCGTCGAGAGCCGGTGCGCGATCACCAGCGCGGTCCGGCCGGCCAGCGCCTCGCCGAGCGCCGCCTGCACCGCCGCCTCCGAGGTCGAGTCCAGGGACGCGGTCGCCTCGTCGAGGATCACCACCCGGGGCTGCTTGAGCAGCAGCCGGGCGATGGTCAGCCGCTGCCGCTCACCGCCGGAGAGCCGGTAGCCGCGCTCCCCCACCACCGTGTCCAGCCGGTCCGGCAGCGCGCCGACCAGGTCGGCCAGCCGGGCCCGGGACAGCGCGTCCCACAGGTCCTGCTCCGAGGCCTCCGGCCGGGCCAGCAGCAGGTTGCCGCGGATCGTGTCGTGGAACAGGTGGCCGTCCTGGGTGACCATGCCGACGGCGTCGCGGATCGAGGCGGCGGTGAGGTCGCGCACGTCGACCCCCGCCAGGCGTACCGCGCCCGCGTCGACGTCGTAGAGCCGGGAGACGAGCTGGGCGATGGTCGACTTCCCGGCGCCGGAGGAGCCGACCAGGGCCACCACCTGGCCGGGCTCCGCGCGCAGCGAGATGCCGTGCAGCACCTCCTCGCCACCGCGGGTGTCGAGGGTCGCCACCGCCTCCAACGAGGCGAGCGAGACCTTGTCGGCCGCCGGGTAGGCGAACCGGACGTCGTCGAGCTCGACCGCGACCGGTCCCTCGGGCACGGTGCCGGCGCCCGGCCGGTCGGTGATCAGCGGCTGGAGGTCGAGCACCTCGAAGACCCGCTCGAAGCTGACCAGCGCGCTCATCACCTCGACCCGGGCGCTCGCCAGGGCGGTCAGCGGCGCGTAGAGCCGGGTCAGCAGCAGCGAGAGGGCGACCACGTCACCGGCGTCGAGGGTGCCCTGGAGCGCGAGGGCGCCGCCGAGTCCGTAGACCACGGCGACGGCCAGGGCGGAGACCAGGGTCAGCGCGGTGACGAAGGTGGTCTGCACCATCGCGGTGCGTACGCCGATCTCGGCCACCCGCCGGGCGCGGGCCGCGAACTCCACCGACTCCTGCTCGGGCCGGCCGAACAGCTTGACCAGGGTGGCGCCGGGCGCCGAGAACCGCTCGGTCATCTGGTTGCCCATCGCGGCGTTGTGGTCGGCCGCCTCGCGCTGGATGCCGGCCAGTCGCCGGCCCATCCGCCGCGCCGGCACCACGAAACCCGGCAGCAGCACGAGCGCGAGCAGGGTGACCTGCCAGGAGATGCCGAGCATCACGACCAGCGTCAGCACCAGCGTGACCAGGTTGCCGACCACGCCGGACAGGGTCTGGCTGAACGCGCGCTGCGCCCCGATCACGTCGTTGTTGAGCCGGCTGACCAGCGCACCGGTGCGGGTGCGGCTGAAGAAGGCGACCGGCATCCGCTGCACGTGGTCGAAGACGGCCGTGCGCAGGTCGAGGATCAGCCCCTCGCCGATGCTCGACGACAGCCAGCGCGACACCAGCCCGAGCCCGGCGTCCAGCACGGCGAGCACCGCGATCCCCAGCGCCAGCCGGACGACGACCGAGCGGCTGTCGCCCGCCACGATCGCGTTGACGACGTGACCGGCCAGCACCGGCGTGGCGACCGCGAGCCCGGCCGTGACGACGCTGAGCACCAGGAACCCGATCAGCTTGCGGCGGTGGGGACGCGCGAAGCGCAGGATCCGCTTCGCGGTCGTGGCGCTGAACTCCCGCTCCTCGTCCGGCCCGTGCATCCCCCGGTACACCTGGTTCCAGGCGATCGACTCCATGCTCATGTGCCGAAGGTAGAACCTCAAGCCGACATGAGGACAAGCCGGCGACTCCCGCCCAGGAGAATCACCGAGAAAAGAATCGGTCGGCCTGTCGTATCCGTCCACGCCCGTTCGTGGAGAGGATGTCAGCGCCCCCAATCCCGACCCCGGAGGTCACCCATGCGCACCCTGATCTACACCGCCTTCGTCTCCGTCGACGGCGTCGTCCAGGCTCCCGGCCCGGAGGACGGCTACCGCAACGGCGGCTGGACCTTCCAGGGCATCGACTTCCTCCCGGAGGTCTACGAGCTCAAGGGCCGCGAGCAGGAGGAGGCGGGCGCGCTGCTGCTCGGCCGGGTCAGCTACCAGGCGTTCGCGCCGGTGTGGCCGTCGATGACCGAGGAGTTCCCGAAGTACAACGCGATGCCGAAGTACGTCGTCTCGACCACGCTCAAGGACGAGGACCTCGTTGCCGACTGGGGCGAGACCACGATCCTGCGCTCGCTCGACGACGTCGCCGCGCTCAAGGAGACCGACGGCGGGCCGATCTCGATCCACGGCTCGGCGAGCCTGGCCCGGGGCCTCGCCGACGCCGGGCTGCTCGACCGCTACCACCTGCTCGTCTTCCCGTGGGTCCTCGGCGCCGGCAAGCGGATGTGGAGCGAGACCGACAAGGACCGCCAGAAGCTGGACCTGGTCGAGAGCGAGGCGTACGCCAACGGCGTGCAGAAGCTCTGCTACGCCGTGGTGCGCTGACCTCTGCTGAGCCGGGCTACAGCACCACCGTCGGCTTCACCCGGCTCGGCGTCCACACCCGGTGCCGGCGTGCGACCAGCGAGGTGAGCACCAGCGCGCCGGCCAGGTACGCCACCAGCACCAGCACCGCCGTGGACGCCCGGGCCGGGTCGCCGCCGTACATCAGCTGGCGCAGGCCGTCGACGGCATAGCTCATCGGCAGCACCTGGTGCAGCCAGTGCAGCGGCTCGGGGATCGTCTGCCAGGGGAAGGTGCCGCCCGCGGTGACCAGCTGGACCACCATCAGGACCAGGGCGAGGAACTGGCCGGGGGTGCCGAGCAGCGCGTTCATCAGGTGCACGATCGCGACGAAGGTCGCCGAGATCAGGATCATGAACAGCCAGGTGCGCAGGCTCTCGACGATGCCGACGTCGAGGGTGAGCGCGACCACCGCGAACGCGAGGGTCATCTGGGTGGCGCCGATGAGGGCGGGCGGCAGCCAGCCGCCGACGGCGATCCGCAGCGGGTGCTGGTTGGCGGCCAGCGCCCGGCTGGACAGCGGGCGGACGAGGAGGAAGAGCACGTACCCGCCGATCCACGCGGCCAGGGCCAGGAAGAAGGGCGCCAGGCCGGCGCCGTAGTTGCGGGCCGCCGCGTCGCTGCGCGCCCGTACGTCGATCGGGTCGGCGATGGTCGCGGCGATCCGCTCGCGCGAGTCCGCGGTGGTGTCGGGCACCTTCTCGACGCCGGCGGCGAGCCCGTCGCGCAGGCTGCCGGCGCCGGCGGTGAGCCGGCGCAGGCCTTGGCGCAGCTCGACGGTGCCGTCGTGCAGCGTGCCGGCCCCCTTGTCGAGCCGGGCGGCGCCCGACTCCAGCTCTCCGGCGCCGTTGCGCGCCTGGCGGATTCCGTCCACCAGGGCCGGTGCCGAGCGGGCGAGCTGGTCGGCGCCGGCGGCGACCTGGCCGGCTCCGGCGGCGAGCTGGTTGAGCTGCTTGCGGACGTCGCCCGCCTTGGCGTCGACGCCGTGCACCTTGCCGCCGACGCGGTCGTAGACCGCGAGCAGCCGGTCCTGGGCCGCAGCGTCGATGCCGAGCTGGTTCATCTGGGCGACGAGGTCGGCCCGGCCGCCGTCGAACGCCTTGCGCGCGTCGTGGACCGCACCCGCGATCCGGTCGCCCGCGTCGGCCACCTTCCGATCCCCGTCGGCGACCTGGCGGGCGCCCGACGCCAGCTTCCGGGCCTGCTGCGGCAGGCTCGACGTACGGGTGGCCAGGGTGGTCAGCCCGTCGTGCAGGCGGGTCGCGCCGCCGTGGAGCTGCCCGGTGCCGTCGGCCAGCTGCCCGCTCCCCGTGACCAGCTCGCGGGAGCCCCGTCGCGCCTGCTTCAGGCCGTCGTGGAGCTGGCCCGCCCCGTCGGCGCCCTGCTGCAGGCCCTGCCGGACGTCGGCGATGCCGAGCAGGAAGGTACCGACCGCCTCCTTGGAGACCTGCTGCCCGATCGCGTCGCGCACCTTGGTGGCGACGGTGTTGGCGATCGTGGTCGACAGATAGGAGTTGGCGTCATTGGTGAGCATCGTGATCCGCGCCTGCTCGGGGTCCCCGCCCGAGCTGCTGGTCAGCGCGGCGGAGAAGTCGCGCGGGATGAGCAGCGCGAAGTCGTAGGTCCCGTCGTCGACCCCCGCCTTGGCGGTGGCCCGGTCGACCTCGTGCCAGCCGAAGTCCGCGGACTGCAGCAGCTGGTCGGCCACCTCGCGGCCGGCGTCGAGCTGCTTCCCGTCGAGACCGGTCGCGCCGGTGTCCTCGACGACCAGCGCGGTCGGCACCCGGTCCAGCGCGGAGTAGGGGTCGTGGTTGGCGTAGAGGTAGAGGCCGGCGTAGATCGTCGGCACCGTCACCAGCGCCAGCACGGTGATCCGGCCCATCCGGAGGCTCAGCAGCCGCGACAGCTCGCTCCAGGCGATCCGCAGGGTGTTCATGCCGCGCCTCCGATCGTGGCCCGGCGGACCACCTCGCCGGTCAGGTCGACCGCCTCGCTGACCGTCACCAGCACCCCGAGGCCGGCGTCCGCGGCCGCGCGCACGGGTGGCCACCAGTCCCGCCGGTGCAGGCCGTGGCGGTCGGGCGAGACGAGCACCAGGAACCGGGCGTCCGGCCGGGCGGCCCCGAGCTCGGTGAGCGAGCGGACCCGGTCGGCGGGCGGCACGTCCTCGGTGCGCAGCCCCGGCCCGGTGCCCAGCCGGTGCGCCCGCAGCCAGGACGACGCCGAGCGCGGACCCGCGGGCCGCCCGGCGAGCGCGAGCTCCTCGGCGACGACCACCCGGAACGGCACGCTGTCGTCCGGCTCGGTCACCCCGGGTACGTCGACCAGCACCACGGCGGCCTGCAGCACCCCGGGCGAGGCGTCCTCACCGAGGGCGACGGTGCCGCCCGTCAGCCGCAGTCGCCCGGCCAGGGCGAGGGCCAGGGCCACGTTCCCGTGGCCCGGCCGGCCCACCGCGACCACCACCTCGCCAGGGGTGAGCTCCACCGAGGTGGGTTCCAGCAGCCCCGCGACCGCCCCGTCCGTCATGACCAGGTTCGTCATGACGGCCAGTCTGCCCCGTCGGTCAGGTCGCGCCGTGGACCCGGTGCGCGATCGCACCGAACACCGCCAGGCCGACGGCCAGCGCGCCCTCGTCCGGGTCGAAGGTGGGCGTGTGCAGCCCGCCGGCCGTGGCGCCGGGCCGCCCGCAGCCGAGCATGAACATCGCGCCGGGCACCACCTGCTGGTAGTAGGCGAAGTCCTCCGAGCCCAGGTGGGGTCGCTCCAGCTCGATGACCCCAGCCCCCGGCACGAGGACGTCGCGAGCCGCCGCCCGCACCGTGGCTGCCAGGTCCGGGTCGTTGACCACCGGCGGGAAGCCCTCGACGATGCGCACGGTGGCCCACGCGCCCATCGACGCGGCGATCGCCTCGGCCGTCGTGACCAGCCGCTCGCGCAGCTCGAGCTTGTCGGCGGACTCGACGCATCGGATCATCCCCCGCACCTCGGCGGAGCCGGGGATCACGTTGACCGCCTCTCCGCCGTGGACCGAGGCGACGGTCAAGGTGGCCACGCTGAACGGACTGAGCGTGGCGCACAGACCGTCGAGCGCCGTCACGATGCGGGCGGCCACCGACAGCGCGTTGACGCCCAGCTCGGGCTGCGAGCTGTGCGCCTCCCGTCCGGCGACGGCGATCTCGAACTCGTCGTCGGTCGCGGTCAGGGCGCCGTCGCGCACCGCGATCGAGCCCGTCGGCAGCTCGGGCACGACGTGCAGCGCGAAGATCCGCTCGACCCCGGCGGCGAGCCCGCCGGCGTCGATGACCCGCTGGGCGCCGCCGTTGGCCTCCTCCCCCGGCTGGAAGACGAAGACGATCGTGCCGCTCAGCGCGGCCGCCTCGGCGACCAGCCGCTCGGCCAGCCCGAGCAGGATCCCGGTGTGCAGGTCGTGCCCACAGGCGTGCATCACGCCCGGGACCGTGGAGCGGAACGGCTGCTCGGTGTCCTCCGCGATCGGCAGCGCGTCGAGGTCGGCGCGGAAGGCGGTGACCGGGCCCGGGCGGCCGGTGGCGAGCGTGGCGACGACGCCCGTGCCCGCGACGCCGGCCCGGTAGGGCAGCCCGATCCGGTCCAGGTGCTCCTGGATCAGCCGGGAGGTCCGGTGCTCCTCGAAGCTCAGCTCGGGGTGCTGGTGGATCGACCGGCGGACCGCGACGGCCGTCGCCAGGGCGCCCGCGTGGGTGACCGCGGACACTAGCGCGCGGGGAGCTCGGCGAGGCGACCCAGCAGCGTCTGCGTGGTCTCGGAGTTCGCGTAGATCTTCCTGATGCTCTGCAGCGCGTACTCGTGGCGCTGGGGGCTGAGCGCGCCGACGGCGTCCTCGATCAGGTCGACCTGGTAGCCCAGGTCGGACAGGTCGCGGACCGAGGCGCTGATGCACTGGTCGGTGTAGAAGCCGACCACCAGCACCTTCCGGGCGCCGAGGTTGCGCAGCACCTGGTCGATGTGGGTGCCGACGTGGATGCCCGAGCAGGTCTTGTTGAGCACGATCTCGTCCTCGCGCGGCATCACCTCCGGGAGGAACTCGGAGTCCTTGGAGCCCGGCGGGTAGAACATCCCGGCCGAGCGGTGCAGCGCGCCGGTGTCGGCGGCGTCGGGGAGCTGGGCCTGGATGCGCACGTGGATCGGGCGGATCCCCGTCTCCCGGCACTTCTCCAGCACGGCCGAGATGTTGCCGACCGTGGCGCGCATGTCGGCCTCGATCCGGTCGAGGACCGGCAGCATCGGCTCCGCGTCGACACCGAGCGCGGCGAAGGTCTTGAGGAAGGCATCCTTGGTGATGCACTCCTGGATGTCGATCAGCACCAGCACCGTGTCCGCCGGGTCGAGCGGCACGGGGGTCGCGTAGATGCTGGAGCTGAGCCCGCCGTAGTAGGTGTCGGCGAAGGCGTTGACCATCTCGTCGGTGACGGCGGAGGGGGTGGAGGTCATGGGGGCTCCTGTCGGTGGGGTGGCGCCGCCACCGTGGCGGACGTCATGGCAAAGGGTTACCAGATCGTGCCTCACCGGTGAGCCGGGGTCAGGGGGTCAGCAGCGCCACGCACTCGACGTGATGGGTCATCGGGAACAGGTCGAAGGCGCGCAGCGTGACCAGCCGGTACCCGTGCTCGGCGAAGATCGCGACGTCGCGGGCGAGTGCCGCGGGGTCGCAGGCGACATAGGCGACCGCGCGGGGACCGCGGGCCACGACCTGCTCGACGACGGCCCGCTTGGCGCCGGCCCGGGGCGGGTCCAGGACGACCAGGTCGGCCCGGCTCCAGGCCGCGGGGAGTCCGGTGGCCAGCACTGAGGCGACGTCGCCGGGGACGGCCGTGACGCCCGGGCAGTTGCGCTCGGACAGGGCCGAGGCCGCCCGGTCCCCCTCGACCGCGGCGACCCGGCCGGTCGGGCCGAGCGCCTCGGAGAGGAAGCGGCTGAACAGGCCGACGCCGGCGTACAGGTCGAGCGCGCTCTCCCCCGGCCGCGGATCCAGGGCCGCCAGGACGGCGTCGACCAGCGCCTCGGGAGCGCCCGGGTGGACCTGCCAGAAGCCGCCGTCGGCGACCTCGAAGGCCACCCCGCGCACGACGTACGACGGACCGGCGGGCGCCTCGAGCAGGCAGGCCTCGACGGGGACCACGTCGTGGGAGCGGTGCTTGCGCATGCCCCGGCCGCCGCCGGGCAGCGGGACGTAGCGCTGGCGGGTGCGCCAGTGCAGCCCGTCCTCGTCGCCGGGGACCGCCTCCACGCTCACGTCGACGTCGATCCCGGCGAGCCGACGCAGCTGCTCGCGCACCACCTCGGCCTTGAGCCGGCGCTGCGCGGGCAGCGTGACGTGCTGGAGGTCGCAGCCGCCGCAGAGCCCGGGGCCGGCGTACGGACAGGGAGCGGGGACCCGGTCGGGTGCCGGGGTGAGCACCTCGACGGCGTCGCCGCGCCAGAACCGGTCGCCCTCGGTGCCCTCGGTGATCTCGACGACCACCCGCTCACCGGGCAGGGCGTGCCGGACGAAGACCACCCGGTCCTCGACCCGGGCGACGCAGTGCCCGCCGTGGGCGACCGGGCCGATCTCGGCCTCGAACCGCCGGCCGGCGACCGAGTCGCCGCGCGCGGCGCGGGCCCGGGGCCGCCGCGACGGACGACGAGCCGGCCGGCTCACCGCGGGTGCTGCCGGTCGTTGCCGCGCACCCGGCCACGGCGCAGGTCACCGGCGTGGACGCGCTGCTCCTCGCGCTCCTCGCGCTCGAGGGCGATCTGGGAGGAGCGCAGCTGGTAGGGCACCGAGATGACCATGACGCCGGGGGTGAACAGCAGTCGCCCCTTGAGCCGCAGCGCGGTCTGGTTGTGGAGGAACTGCTCCCACCAGCGGCCCACGACGTACTCGGGGATGTAGACCGCCACCACGCCCCGCGGGTTGGCCCGGCGGATCGCGGAGGCGTACTCGACGATCGGCTTGGCCACCTCGCGGTACG contains:
- a CDS encoding YhgE/Pip domain-containing protein, whose product is MNTLRIAWSELSRLLSLRMGRITVLALVTVPTIYAGLYLYANHDPYSALDRVPTALVVEDTGATGLDGKQLDAGREVADQLLQSADFGWHEVDRATAKAGVDDGTYDFALLIPRDFSAALTSSSGGDPEQARITMLTNDANSYLSTTIANTVATKVRDAIGQQVSKEAVGTFLLGIADVRQGLQQGADGAGQLHDGLKQARRGSRELVTGSGQLADGTGQLHGGATRLHDGLTTLATRTSSLPQQARKLASGARQVADGDRKVADAGDRIAGAVHDARKAFDGGRADLVAQMNQLGIDAAAQDRLLAVYDRVGGKVHGVDAKAGDVRKQLNQLAAGAGQVAAGADQLARSAPALVDGIRQARNGAGELESGAARLDKGAGTLHDGTVELRQGLRRLTAGAGSLRDGLAAGVEKVPDTTADSRERIAATIADPIDVRARSDAAARNYGAGLAPFFLALAAWIGGYVLFLLVRPLSSRALAANQHPLRIAVGGWLPPALIGATQMTLAFAVVALTLDVGIVESLRTWLFMILISATFVAIVHLMNALLGTPGQFLALVLMVVQLVTAGGTFPWQTIPEPLHWLHQVLPMSYAVDGLRQLMYGGDPARASTAVLVLVAYLAGALVLTSLVARRHRVWTPSRVKPTVVL
- a CDS encoding M20 metallopeptidase family protein, with translation MSAVTHAGALATAVAVRRSIHQHPELSFEEHRTSRLIQEHLDRIGLPYRAGVAGTGVVATLATGRPGPVTAFRADLDALPIAEDTEQPFRSTVPGVMHACGHDLHTGILLGLAERLVAEAAALSGTIVFVFQPGEEANGGAQRVIDAGGLAAGVERIFALHVVPELPTGSIAVRDGALTATDDEFEIAVAGREAHSSQPELGVNALSVAARIVTALDGLCATLSPFSVATLTVASVHGGEAVNVIPGSAEVRGMIRCVESADKLELRERLVTTAEAIAASMGAWATVRIVEGFPPVVNDPDLAATVRAAARDVLVPGAGVIELERPHLGSEDFAYYQQVVPGAMFMLGCGRPGATAGGLHTPTFDPDEGALAVGLAVFGAIAHRVHGAT
- a CDS encoding cysteine hydrolase family protein; the encoded protein is MTSTPSAVTDEMVNAFADTYYGGLSSSIYATPVPLDPADTVLVLIDIQECITKDAFLKTFAALGVDAEPMLPVLDRIEADMRATVGNISAVLEKCRETGIRPIHVRIQAQLPDAADTGALHRSAGMFYPPGSKDSEFLPEVMPREDEIVLNKTCSGIHVGTHIDQVLRNLGARKVLVVGFYTDQCISASVRDLSDLGYQVDLIEDAVGALSPQRHEYALQSIRKIYANSETTQTLLGRLAELPAR
- a CDS encoding class I SAM-dependent RNA methyltransferase — translated: MSRPARRPSRRPRARAARGDSVAGRRFEAEIGPVAHGGHCVARVEDRVVFVRHALPGERVVVEITEGTEGDRFWRGDAVEVLTPAPDRVPAPCPYAGPGLCGGCDLQHVTLPAQRRLKAEVVREQLRRLAGIDVDVSVEAVPGDEDGLHWRTRQRYVPLPGGGRGMRKHRSHDVVPVEACLLEAPAGPSYVVRGVAFEVADGGFWQVHPGAPEALVDAVLAALDPRPGESALDLYAGVGLFSRFLSEALGPTGRVAAVEGDRAASALSERNCPGVTAVPGDVASVLATGLPAAWSRADLVVLDPPRAGAKRAVVEQVVARGPRAVAYVACDPAALARDVAIFAEHGYRLVTLRAFDLFPMTHHVECVALLTP